In Ruminiclostridium josui JCM 17888, the genomic window AGAACTTGTCAAAAAGAATATAGCAATGAAAGCTGCTAAACAAACTCCCTCGGTACAGCACCACATGCATGGGGGATGTCCTGGTTCAAGAGCCATGGCAATAAAGAAAACTCCAGCAGCAGAACCTGTAACAAACGCAGCTTCAGTTCCGGCAGTATCAGAGCTTATGCAGTGGCCATGTCAAATCAAGCTGGTTCCGGTAAACGCACCATACTTTGACAACTGTGATCTGCTGATTGCAGCCGACTGTACAGCATATGCATATGCAAACATTCACAAGGATTTTATGAAAAACAGAATTACTCTTATAGGATGTCCTAAGTTGGACGAAGGTGATTATTCCGAGAAACTTACAGCAATTATTGCAAATAATAACA contains:
- a CDS encoding ATP-binding protein, whose translation is MKRNIIKIDEEKCNGCGLCVTACHEGALVIENGKAKLISDSYCDGLGNCLPECPTNAITIEEREADAYDEELVKKNIAMKAAKQTPSVQHHMHGGCPGSRAMAIKKTPAAEPVTNAASVPAVSELMQWPCQIKLVPVNAPYFDNCDLLIAADCTAYAYANIHKDFMKNRITLIGCPKLDEGDYSEKLTAIIANNNINSVKVLRMEVPCCGGIVNAVKTALINSGKMLPWSIVTIGTNGEVLQS